The following proteins come from a genomic window of Polyangiaceae bacterium:
- a CDS encoding mechanosensitive ion channel family protein produces MTDAFGSLGFDLLLVLLGGSLLWAALRGIRWMLDVVPMNKERRALLERASPILGALVALAYALFAVRSVFRSQPAALPFVLALVVAGFSAAAWPTMRDFLAGVALKSGRVCHTGDHVRVGDLEGKIVRMGYRVMVLETTSGDQAILPYSRVARSPIVRTRSLGGITPHEFRIRRVFGASFADTKRRIVHAALLSHWSAFAREPEVTVHADGAVVTVFALDPAHGPDVEAAVRLALGEDEDEAVKELEGRA; encoded by the coding sequence GTGACGGACGCCTTCGGCTCCCTCGGGTTCGATCTGCTGCTGGTGCTGCTCGGCGGCAGCCTCTTGTGGGCTGCCCTCCGGGGGATTCGCTGGATGCTCGACGTCGTGCCCATGAACAAGGAGCGGCGGGCGCTGCTCGAGCGCGCGAGCCCCATACTCGGCGCTCTGGTGGCGCTCGCCTATGCGCTGTTCGCGGTGCGCAGCGTGTTTCGTTCCCAGCCCGCGGCGCTGCCCTTCGTGCTCGCCCTGGTTGTGGCGGGGTTCTCCGCCGCGGCGTGGCCCACGATGCGCGACTTCTTGGCGGGCGTCGCGCTGAAGTCCGGCCGCGTGTGCCACACCGGCGATCACGTCCGCGTCGGAGATCTCGAAGGCAAGATCGTGCGCATGGGCTATCGCGTGATGGTGCTGGAGACGACCTCCGGCGATCAGGCCATCTTGCCCTACAGCCGCGTGGCGCGGTCGCCCATCGTACGGACCCGCAGCTTGGGGGGCATCACGCCGCACGAGTTCCGGATCCGGCGCGTCTTCGGCGCGTCTTTCGCGGACACCAAGCGCCGCATCGTGCACGCAGCGCTCTTGAGCCACTGGTCCGCGTTCGCCCGGGAGCCGGAGGTGACGGTGCACGCGGACGGCGCGGTGGTGACCGTGTTCGCGCTCGATCCTGCGCACGGTCCGGACGTGGAAGCGGCGGTGCGGCTGGCCCTGGGCGAGGACGAGGACGAAGCCGTCAAAGAGCTCGAGGGGCGAGCGTGA